Proteins encoded by one window of Blautia faecicola:
- the acpP gene encoding acyl carrier protein, translated as MELEKLQQIIAEVLNVDASEVMPGTTFTDDLGADSLDLYQIILGVEDAFDIEIPQEEAEKIVTVGDAVELIQSVVE; from the coding sequence ATGGAACTGGAAAAATTACAGCAGATAATTGCAGAAGTACTGAATGTGGATGCTTCGGAGGTAATGCCGGGTACTACATTTACCGACGATCTGGGAGCGGATTCCCTAGATCTGTATCAGATCATTCTTGGCGTGGAAGATGCATTTGACATCGAGATTCCACAGGAAGAAGCAGAAAAAATCGTGACGGTTGGCGATGCAGTGGAACTGATCCAGAGCGTTGTCGAATAA
- the rnc gene encoding ribonuclease III, which translates to MMRELKELEKKIGYHFQNPELLEKALRHSSYANEHRMNRIECNERLEFLGDAVLELVSSEHLFTQFPQMPEGELTRLRASLVCEPTLAFCAREIELGSFLRLGKGEEMTGGRHRDSVTSDALEAVIGAVYLDGGFANAKEFVLDYVLNDIEHKKLFFDSKTIFQEMVQGNFPGEISYHPLGESGPDHDKTFSVEVWIGEQCMGQGSGRTKKAAEQMAAYRAICRLKAAENKKQ; encoded by the coding sequence ATTATGAGAGAATTAAAGGAACTGGAAAAAAAGATAGGATATCACTTTCAGAATCCGGAACTTCTGGAAAAGGCATTGCGTCACAGCTCTTATGCCAATGAACACAGAATGAACCGGATCGAATGTAACGAGCGGCTGGAGTTTCTGGGAGATGCGGTGCTTGAACTGGTAAGCAGTGAGCATTTATTCACGCAGTTTCCACAGATGCCGGAGGGAGAACTGACCAGGCTGCGTGCGAGTCTGGTATGTGAGCCGACACTGGCGTTCTGTGCCAGAGAGATTGAGCTGGGAAGTTTTCTGCGTCTGGGAAAGGGCGAAGAGATGACCGGCGGACGACACAGGGATTCGGTGACCTCCGATGCACTGGAGGCAGTGATCGGTGCGGTTTATCTGGATGGTGGATTTGCTAATGCAAAAGAGTTTGTGTTGGATTATGTGTTAAATGATATCGAACATAAAAAACTCTTTTTTGATAGCAAGACTATCTTCCAGGAGATGGTACAGGGAAATTTTCCGGGAGAAATTTCCTACCATCCGCTGGGTGAGAGCGGACCGGATCATGATAAGACATTTTCTGTGGAAGTGTGGATCGGTGAACAGTGCATGGGACAGGGAAGCGGAAGAACCAAGAAAGCAGCCGAACAGATGGCTGCATACCGCGCGATCTGTCGCCTGAAAGCTGCGGAAAACAAAAAACAGTAG
- the smc gene encoding chromosome segregation protein SMC, which yields MYLKSIEVQGFKSFANKIVFEFHNGITGIVGPNGSGKSNVGDAVRWVLGEQSAKQLRGGNMQDVIFSGTETRKPLGFASVAITLDNSDHKLDIEYEEVTVTRRLYRSGESEYLLNGTSCRLKDINELFYDTGIGKEGYSIIGQGQIDKILSGKPEERRELFDEAAGIVKFKRRKATALKKLDEEQQNLVRVTDILSELTRQLGPLERQSETARIYLKKKEELKILDVNMYLAESAHIREQLKETEEKYRISQGELQQTQAQFDQTKAEYERLEKELEELDTKIQEARTQAGENALKKQQLENSVELLKEQIRAAQQNHQHYEERMQAIRQDLERRQQEAQGHEQEQEALKENLGEAAVRKKEAEEKLAILHQSIEETSQIIEDGKSEIIEILNQRASTKGKMQRYDAMLEQIGIRKAALSQRVLKLKSDESQQQEIIQGHQEKYKEISVQMDGIQMEYRKVEREVTSLRSQMEEQNKKLEQGQTAYHREASRLESLRNIAERYEGYGNSIRRVMEQRDRQPGIHGVVADLIKVEKAYEVAVETALGGSIQNIVTDNEQTAKGMIEYLKKNRYGRATFLPLTNMRNSNFQSPAALKEQGVIGLADTLVTAESTYRTLLSQLLGRTLVVDTIDHAIAIARKYRHTLRIVTLEGESLSPGGSMTGGAFRNSSNLLGRRREIEELEGKVGALKEELQKIQKVILDKRERRNALRDELTEMTRQLQQLQIGQNTEKVGITQAEARIREVRTGYGQLKAEGREIENQIAEIKGSSSSIREEMEQSTTREQEQETLVNSHQEILEQLQEKEAAYSQELNQIQLDYASLEQKVSFAGENLSRIHQEEATMREELQQMQEALEAGGKEKEEKEQGILTIQQTIQEAERIREEDETQMQNYLAKKEELSSQHKTFFSRRDELSAHISRMDKECFRLNSQKEKLEERQENQINYLWEEYEVTPGQANTYRMEEMPERGEIRQQIAELKDAIRKLGNVNVNAIEEYKEIMERHTFLNAQHTDLVEAAETLKGIIAELDEGMRKQFTEKFQEIRQEFDKVFKQLFGGGKGTLELMEDEDVLEAGIKIISQPPGKKLQNMMQLSGGEKALTAIALLFAIQNLKPSPFCLLDEIEAALDDSNVTRFAQYLHKLTKNTQFIVITHRRGTMNAADRLYGITMQEKGVSTLVSVNLIENQLDE from the coding sequence ATGTATTTAAAGAGTATCGAAGTACAGGGATTCAAATCCTTTGCCAATAAGATCGTATTTGAATTCCATAACGGTATCACCGGCATCGTAGGTCCGAACGGAAGTGGAAAGAGCAATGTCGGCGATGCTGTCCGCTGGGTACTGGGAGAACAGAGTGCAAAACAGCTGCGTGGAGGAAACATGCAGGATGTTATTTTCTCCGGTACAGAGACCAGAAAACCGCTTGGTTTTGCGTCGGTTGCCATTACGCTGGATAATTCCGATCACAAACTGGATATCGAATACGAAGAAGTAACCGTTACCAGACGGCTGTACCGTTCCGGAGAGAGTGAGTATCTGTTAAATGGAACCAGCTGCCGTCTGAAAGATATCAATGAACTTTTCTATGACACCGGTATCGGTAAAGAAGGATATTCCATCATCGGACAGGGACAGATCGATAAGATCCTGAGTGGAAAGCCGGAAGAGCGAAGAGAACTTTTTGACGAGGCTGCCGGTATCGTCAAATTCAAGCGAAGAAAAGCTACCGCGTTGAAGAAACTGGATGAAGAACAGCAGAACCTGGTTCGTGTGACGGATATTCTGTCGGAACTTACCAGACAGCTGGGACCTCTGGAACGCCAGTCAGAGACAGCCAGAATTTATCTGAAGAAAAAAGAAGAACTGAAAATTCTGGATGTGAACATGTATCTGGCAGAGAGTGCTCACATCAGAGAACAGTTAAAGGAAACAGAGGAAAAATACCGGATTTCTCAGGGCGAATTACAGCAGACACAGGCACAGTTTGACCAGACGAAGGCAGAATACGAACGTCTGGAAAAAGAGCTGGAAGAACTGGATACAAAGATTCAGGAAGCGAGGACCCAGGCAGGGGAGAATGCTCTGAAAAAGCAACAGCTGGAAAACAGCGTGGAACTGTTGAAAGAACAGATCCGGGCGGCACAGCAGAACCATCAGCACTACGAAGAACGGATGCAGGCGATCCGGCAGGATCTCGAACGCAGACAGCAGGAAGCGCAGGGACATGAACAGGAGCAGGAAGCCCTGAAAGAAAATCTCGGTGAAGCAGCTGTCAGAAAAAAAGAAGCGGAAGAAAAACTGGCGATCCTGCATCAGAGTATAGAAGAAACCAGTCAGATCATCGAGGATGGAAAGAGTGAGATCATCGAGATCCTGAATCAGCGGGCATCAACAAAAGGTAAGATGCAGCGTTACGATGCGATGCTTGAACAGATCGGGATCCGAAAAGCAGCACTCAGTCAGCGTGTGCTGAAACTGAAAAGTGACGAGTCCCAGCAGCAGGAGATCATCCAGGGACATCAGGAAAAATACAAAGAAATCAGCGTCCAGATGGACGGTATCCAGATGGAGTACCGGAAAGTGGAGCGGGAAGTCACTTCTCTGCGAAGCCAGATGGAAGAGCAGAATAAAAAACTCGAACAGGGGCAGACCGCCTACCACAGAGAGGCATCCCGTCTGGAATCTCTGCGGAATATCGCGGAGCGTTATGAAGGATACGGCAACAGTATCCGGCGTGTCATGGAACAAAGAGACCGCCAGCCGGGGATCCACGGTGTTGTTGCGGATCTGATCAAGGTAGAGAAAGCGTATGAAGTGGCTGTGGAAACGGCACTTGGCGGAAGTATCCAGAACATTGTTACGGATAACGAACAGACTGCCAAAGGGATGATCGAATATCTGAAAAAGAACCGGTACGGACGGGCAACTTTCCTGCCACTGACCAATATGAGAAACAGCAATTTTCAGAGTCCGGCAGCTTTAAAAGAACAGGGAGTGATCGGACTTGCCGATACGCTGGTGACGGCGGAGAGTACCTATCGTACCCTTCTGTCCCAGCTTCTTGGAAGAACATTGGTGGTGGATACGATCGATCATGCGATCGCAATTGCAAGAAAATACCGTCACACTCTGCGTATCGTAACGCTGGAGGGAGAGTCACTGAGTCCGGGCGGTTCGATGACCGGTGGTGCGTTCCGAAACAGCAGTAATCTTCTGGGACGGCGCCGTGAGATCGAGGAACTGGAAGGAAAAGTCGGTGCACTGAAAGAAGAACTGCAAAAGATCCAGAAAGTGATCCTGGACAAGCGGGAGAGAAGAAATGCCCTGCGGGATGAACTGACAGAGATGACCCGGCAGTTACAGCAGTTACAGATCGGTCAGAACACGGAGAAAGTAGGGATTACGCAGGCGGAAGCCCGCATCCGCGAAGTGCGGACCGGTTACGGACAGCTGAAGGCAGAAGGCCGTGAGATTGAAAACCAGATCGCAGAGATCAAAGGCAGCAGTTCGTCGATTCGTGAGGAGATGGAACAGTCGACGACCAGAGAACAGGAACAGGAAACCCTGGTGAACAGTCATCAGGAGATCCTGGAGCAGCTGCAGGAAAAAGAAGCCGCTTACAGTCAGGAACTGAACCAAATCCAGTTAGACTATGCATCTCTGGAGCAGAAAGTAAGTTTTGCAGGAGAGAATCTGAGCCGTATCCATCAGGAAGAAGCAACAATGCGGGAAGAACTGCAGCAGATGCAGGAAGCACTGGAGGCAGGCGGCAAGGAAAAAGAAGAAAAAGAACAGGGTATTCTGACGATTCAGCAGACGATTCAGGAAGCCGAACGGATCCGCGAGGAAGATGAGACGCAGATGCAGAACTATCTGGCAAAGAAAGAGGAGCTGAGCAGCCAGCATAAAACATTTTTCAGCCGCCGGGATGAACTGTCCGCACATATCAGCCGAATGGATAAAGAATGTTTCCGACTGAACAGCCAGAAAGAGAAACTGGAAGAACGACAGGAAAATCAGATCAATTATCTCTGGGAAGAATATGAAGTTACGCCGGGACAGGCGAATACTTACCGGATGGAAGAGATGCCGGAACGCGGTGAGATCCGCCAGCAGATTGCAGAATTAAAAGATGCGATCCGAAAACTCGGAAATGTCAATGTCAATGCAATTGAAGAATATAAAGAGATTATGGAACGTCACACATTCCTGAATGCACAGCATACTGACCTGGTAGAAGCAGCGGAAACGCTGAAGGGTATCATTGCGGAACTGGATGAGGGAATGCGCAAACAGTTTACGGAGAAATTCCAGGAGATCCGTCAGGAATTTGACAAGGTATTCAAACAGTTGTTTGGCGGTGGAAAGGGAACGCTGGAACTGATGGAGGATGAGGATGTACTGGAAGCAGGTATTAAGATCATCTCCCAGCCACCGGGAAAGAAACTGCAGAATATGATGCAGTTATCCGGTGGAGAAAAGGCACTGACAGCGATCGCACTGCTGTTTGCCATCCAGAACCTGAAACCGTCTCCATTCTGTCTGTTAGACGAGATCGAGGCGGCGCTGGATGATTCCAACGTTACCCGTTTTGCACAGTATCTGCATAAACTCACAAAAAATACACAGTTTATCGTGATCACGCACCGACGTGGTACGATGAATGCGGCAGACCGTCTCTACGGTATCACCATGCAGGAGAAAGGTGTCTCCACACTGGTATCGGTCAACCTGATCGAGAATCAGCTGGATGAGTAG